One window of Lacerta agilis isolate rLacAgi1 chromosome 14, rLacAgi1.pri, whole genome shotgun sequence genomic DNA carries:
- the TMEM238 gene encoding transmembrane protein 238, producing MGSPSGLGRCRLALAFAVLMDAAGTGALLTGIFARLRLRGRDFGDLLIYSGAVLVFLSLLGWIMWYTGNIEIAPEELARDYGAKGGTLARLARKISRTWSRRQDTRLAMRTVQSSREAA from the coding sequence ATGGGCTCCCCCTCGGGGCTGGGCCGCTGCCGGCTGGCCTTGGCCTTCGCGGTGCTCATGGACGCGGCGGGCACCGGGGCGCTGCTGACGGGCATCTTCGCGCGGCTGCGCCTTCGGGGCCGCGACTTCGGCGACCTGCTGATCTACTCGGGCGCCGTGCTGGTGTTCCTGAGCCTGCTGGGCTGGATCATGTGGTACACGGGCAACATCGAGATCGCCCCCGAAGAACTGGCCAGGGACTACGGCGCCAAGGGCGGCACGCTGGCCCGCCTGGCCAGGAAGATCTCGCGGACGTGGTCCCGGCGCCAGGACACTCGGCTGGCCATGAGGACGGTGCAGAGCAGCCGGGAAGCGGCCTAG